The Candidatus Zixiibacteriota bacterium sequence TGGTAATCGGCCTGGCCTGGATCGGGGGATTCGAGTATGTGCGCGAGCTGGCTCGTCGCCCCTATGTTATCAGCGACCTGATTTATTCCAACAGCATTTTCGTAAAAGACCAGGAAAAGCTGAACGAGGAGGGTGTGCTGGCCCATGCTGTCTGGGTCGAACACAGAGAGATCACGGAAGAAAACAAGTTCGAAGTCGGCCGTGAGATTTTCCGCCTGCAATGCCAGAGCTGTCATTCGATCGGCGGAATCCGTAATGACATAGTCTCCCGTTCGGGACACCTGACCCACCTGGGCATAAAGGCGCAGTTGACCGGCCAGGGCAAGATCCGCAAATACATGCCTGAATTCGTCGGCACTGACGAGGAGATGGAAGCCCTGGCGGCATACATCAGTTTCTGGATTCACGGCTACAAACCGAGTTCCGATCTCGACAAATACAATCTCGCGGGAGTCGATCAAAATGTCCCGGAATTCGATCATAAAAACGATGACTACGTGCTCCTGGTATGGAACGATCTGGGTATGCATTGTATCTCCGATTCCGATCCTTGGTTCGTGATCCTTCCTCCTGCCAACACCCTTGAGGCGCAGTTGATCAAACGGGGTGAGACACCTGAGAAGGTTATTTCGGGCGCAAAACTGACCTATAAAGTCGAACCGGGCTTTGAAAACCCTTCTGCCCATGTCCCGTTCTGGGATTATGAAGACAAGAATTTCGGAGTGGAGCTACAAGAGAACGTCGGCCTGTTCGGGCTCGGCCTGGAAGGCGAAATGCATTTCGATCCAGAACGGGTAGCATATATCGCCGAGGCAATACCGGTGGTGCCGTACAACGATGACGGCAGTTTTAACCCCTACCCGCTTTTTACGGTTGAAGCCCGCGATTCCGCCAGCGGCGAGCTTCTGATATCGACCAAGGTGGTAGCGCCGACCTCGACTGAGATGGGATGTCGTAATTGTCACGGGGGCGACTGGGCGGTCAACGATATAGCCGGGGTTTCCGAGGAAACCGCGGTCAATATTCTCAAGGCGCATGACCGCCTCAGTGGCACGAACCTCCATGAAGAAGCGCTGAACGGCAATCCAAAACTGTGCGCTTCCTGTCATGGCGACCCGGCC is a genomic window containing:
- a CDS encoding cytochrome C, producing the protein FYLSIFIISSIAVFLLGLFLVFKSSHLLQKVVTLLLVVIGLAWIGGFEYVRELARRPYVISDLIYSNSIFVKDQEKLNEEGVLAHAVWVEHREITEENKFEVGREIFRLQCQSCHSIGGIRNDIVSRSGHLTHLGIKAQLTGQGKIRKYMPEFVGTDEEMEALAAYISFWIHGYKPSSDLDKYNLAGVDQNVPEFDHKNDDYVLLVWNDLGMHCISDSDPWFVILPPANTLEAQLIKRGETPEKVISGAKLTYKVEPGFENPSAHVPFWDYEDKNFGVELQENVGLFGLGLEGEMHFDPERVAYIAEAIPVVPYNDDGSFNPYPLFTVEARDSASGELLISTKVVAPTSTEMGCRNCHGGDWAVNDIAGVSEETAVNILKAHDRLSGTNLHEEALNGNPKLCASCHGDPALGTEGKAEHLYMSQAVHGWHASYMPVEGGDACVLCHPAFMHGQTRCNRGVHGALGKTCDHCHGTLSDHAAALLKAQIDRPSAKSLLEPLEPVQVASIDDINPRMPWIQEPDCITCHVDFEQPSPDARAFNVWNEEFSELYRMRTGYAGIRCEACHNSPHSLYPAFNMFSHDRDNLQPLQYSGMRYPLGSNESCEVCHTIEMDFTVHHENMLRPFRNHDLIEEIHKDIRPTQVSR